The Flexivirga oryzae genome has a segment encoding these proteins:
- the murG gene encoding undecaprenyldiphospho-muramoylpentapeptide beta-N-acetylglucosaminyltransferase, translating into MSQSSSALQSVLLAGGGTAGHISPLLATADALRRRHPDVRITVLGSHGGLEETLVPERGYDLRLIDKAAFPRRPNAAAVRFPQKFLGARRDAAALVQEVAADAVVGFGGYVSPPAFLAARKLRVPIVVHEGNALPGLATKLGSRFSPYVATAFSVTKLPHAQAIGMPLRREITRLDRDALRPEAVERFGLNPDLPTVLVTGGSSGAVRVNEPVAASAAAFRDAGVQVLHVTGVGKEVEVPPGEPVYIVLPYADRMDLAYAAADLVVTRSGGNMVCETSSVGLPAVFVPLPVGNGEQRLNAADVVNAGGALLVDNDDFTPDYIRSEVIPLAADPERLARMAEAARAQGHGDADERLVDLIEQAVSDGVSRH; encoded by the coding sequence ATGAGCCAGTCGTCTTCCGCATTGCAGTCCGTGTTACTCGCCGGAGGCGGCACCGCCGGGCACATCTCACCGCTGCTCGCCACCGCGGACGCGCTGCGCCGCCGGCACCCGGACGTGCGGATCACCGTGCTCGGGTCGCACGGCGGCCTCGAGGAGACGCTGGTGCCCGAGCGCGGCTACGACCTGCGGCTGATCGACAAGGCCGCGTTCCCGCGGCGTCCCAACGCTGCCGCGGTGCGCTTCCCGCAGAAGTTCCTGGGTGCCCGCCGGGACGCTGCGGCGCTGGTGCAGGAGGTGGCCGCGGACGCCGTCGTCGGGTTCGGCGGCTACGTCAGCCCGCCCGCGTTCCTGGCGGCGCGCAAGCTCCGCGTCCCGATCGTGGTGCACGAGGGCAACGCGCTGCCCGGCCTCGCCACCAAGCTCGGATCCCGCTTCAGCCCGTATGTCGCCACGGCGTTCTCGGTCACCAAACTCCCGCACGCCCAGGCGATCGGGATGCCGTTGCGCCGGGAGATCACCCGCCTGGACCGGGACGCGCTGCGCCCGGAAGCGGTCGAGCGGTTCGGCCTGAACCCGGACCTGCCGACCGTCCTGGTGACCGGCGGCTCCAGCGGCGCGGTGCGGGTCAACGAGCCGGTCGCCGCGTCCGCCGCGGCGTTCCGGGATGCGGGCGTGCAGGTGCTGCACGTCACGGGGGTCGGCAAGGAGGTCGAGGTCCCACCGGGGGAGCCCGTGTACATCGTCCTGCCGTATGCCGACCGGATGGACCTGGCGTATGCCGCGGCGGACCTGGTCGTCACCCGCTCGGGCGGGAACATGGTCTGCGAGACCTCGTCGGTCGGCCTGCCCGCGGTGTTCGTGCCGCTGCCGGTGGGCAACGGCGAGCAGCGTCTCAACGCCGCGGATGTCGTGAACGCCGGGGGTGCACTGCTGGTCGACAACGACGACTTCACCCCCGACTACATCCGCAGCGAGGTCATCCCGCTGGCCGCGGACCCGGAACGGCTGGCGCGGATGGCGGAGGCGGCCCGGGCCCAGGGGCACGGCGACGCGGACGAGCGGCTCGTCGACCTGATCGAGCAGGCGGTGAGTGACGGTGTTTCCCGCCATTGA
- the pgeF gene encoding peptidoglycan editing factor PgeF, translated as MDVGFTDTGDGVSTGPVASLNLGGAVGDDPANVARNRAAVAASVGVAPDDLVFMHQTHSDRVLALESDGTRDLDGDGVVTAQPGVALAVLVADCTPVLLADPAAGVVAAVHAGRPGMMAGIVDNALDRMTSLGATDPVAIIGPSVCGRCYEVPFELREEAAAVTPESRTVSWTGTPAIDVAGGVVAQLHARGIPTTWVRGCTRENDRLFSYRRDHRTGRFAGVIVQRAAS; from the coding sequence GTGGACGTGGGGTTCACCGACACCGGTGACGGCGTGAGCACCGGCCCGGTCGCGTCGCTGAACCTCGGCGGCGCGGTCGGTGACGACCCGGCGAACGTCGCGCGCAACCGCGCGGCGGTCGCCGCCTCGGTCGGGGTCGCCCCGGATGACCTGGTCTTCATGCACCAGACCCACAGCGACCGGGTGCTCGCCCTGGAGTCGGACGGCACCCGTGACCTCGACGGGGACGGCGTCGTGACGGCGCAGCCGGGCGTCGCTCTCGCGGTGCTCGTCGCCGATTGCACCCCGGTGCTGCTCGCCGACCCCGCCGCCGGTGTCGTGGCCGCCGTGCACGCCGGCCGGCCCGGCATGATGGCCGGCATCGTCGACAACGCCCTGGATCGTATGACGAGCCTCGGCGCGACCGATCCCGTTGCCATCATTGGCCCTTCGGTGTGCGGGCGCTGTTACGAAGTGCCGTTCGAGCTGCGGGAGGAGGCCGCTGCCGTGACCCCGGAGAGCCGCACCGTCAGCTGGACCGGCACCCCGGCGATCGATGTCGCGGGCGGCGTGGTCGCCCAACTGCACGCGCGCGGCATACCCACCACCTGGGTGCGCGGCTGCACCCGCGAGAACGACCGCCTCTTCTCCTACCGGCGCGACCACCGCACCGGCCGGTTCGCCGGCGTCATCGTCCAGCGGGCGGCCTCATGA
- the ftsZ gene encoding cell division protein FtsZ — protein sequence MATPQNYLAVIKVVGIGGGGVNAINRMIEVGLKGVEFIAINTDAQALLMCDADVKLEVGRELTRGLGAGADPEVGKKAAEDHAEDIEEVLKGADMVFVTAGEGGGTGTGGAPVVAKIAKSLGALTIGVVTRPFTFEGRRRANQADLGINALREEVDTLIVIPNDRLLSISDRNVSMLDAFHSADQVLLSGVQGITDLITTPGLINLDFADVKSVMQGAGSALMGIGSARGEDRAVQAAEFAISSPLLEASIDGAQGVLLSVQGGSDLGLFEINEAARLVQEAAHPEANIIFGAVIDDALGDEVRVTVIAAGFEGGAPNKRTDERALGQIQGAPTPRQQPPAAAAGAVPQQAQQQSAPAPGQGAPQPAPGAAQQQAPQQGQPGGDGQQADEQQAPANPGAVQQTASNRPPREVSFDDGQDLDVPDFLK from the coding sequence GTGGCAACTCCGCAGAACTACCTGGCCGTCATCAAGGTCGTCGGCATCGGCGGCGGCGGCGTGAACGCCATCAACCGGATGATCGAGGTCGGTCTGAAAGGCGTGGAGTTCATCGCCATCAACACCGACGCCCAGGCCTTGTTGATGTGTGACGCTGACGTGAAGCTTGAGGTCGGCCGGGAGCTGACCCGCGGTCTCGGCGCCGGCGCGGACCCCGAGGTCGGCAAGAAGGCCGCCGAGGACCACGCCGAGGACATCGAGGAAGTGCTCAAGGGCGCCGACATGGTGTTCGTGACGGCCGGCGAGGGCGGCGGCACCGGCACCGGCGGTGCTCCAGTGGTCGCCAAGATCGCCAAGAGCCTCGGCGCGCTGACGATCGGCGTCGTGACGCGTCCGTTCACCTTCGAGGGTCGCCGTCGCGCCAACCAGGCCGACCTCGGCATCAACGCGCTGCGCGAAGAGGTCGACACCCTCATCGTCATCCCGAACGACCGGCTGCTGTCGATCAGCGACCGCAACGTGTCCATGCTCGACGCCTTCCACAGCGCCGACCAGGTGCTGCTGTCCGGTGTCCAGGGCATCACCGACCTGATCACCACCCCGGGCCTGATCAACCTCGACTTCGCCGACGTCAAGTCGGTCATGCAGGGTGCCGGGTCGGCGCTGATGGGCATCGGTTCCGCCCGCGGCGAGGACCGCGCGGTGCAGGCGGCCGAGTTCGCGATCTCCTCGCCCCTGCTCGAGGCCAGCATCGACGGCGCCCAGGGCGTCCTGTTGTCCGTGCAAGGTGGCAGCGATCTGGGTCTGTTCGAGATCAACGAGGCCGCCCGCCTGGTGCAGGAGGCCGCACACCCCGAGGCCAACATCATCTTCGGTGCCGTCATCGACGACGCCCTCGGCGACGAGGTGCGGGTCACCGTCATCGCGGCCGGCTTCGAGGGCGGTGCCCCCAACAAGCGCACCGACGAGCGCGCGCTGGGTCAGATCCAGGGCGCCCCGACGCCGCGGCAGCAGCCGCCCGCCGCGGCGGCCGGTGCCGTGCCGCAGCAGGCCCAGCAGCAGTCGGCTCCCGCGCCGGGTCAGGGCGCTCCGCAGCCCGCACCCGGGGCCGCGCAGCAGCAAGCGCCGCAGCAGGGGCAGCCCGGCGGCGACGGCCAGCAGGCGGACGAGCAGCAGGCCCCGGCCAACCCGGGCGCCGTCCAGCAGACCGCGTCCAACCGCCCGCCGCGCGAGGTCAGCTTCGACGACGGCCAGGACCTCGACGTCCCCGATTTCCTGAAGTAG
- a CDS encoding UDP-N-acetylmuramoyl-tripeptide--D-alanyl-D-alanine ligase, giving the protein MIALTLSHIAAITGGTLHGDDRTVDGPVVTDSREAAPGSLYVARIGEYADGHDFAPSALEAGAVGVLGSRALPGIPTVVVDDVQQAFGDLARAVVDLAPSLRIVGITGSSGKTSTKDLLAQVLAPLGETVAPVGSYNSEVGVPLTVCRVTTGTRFLVAEMGATNLGNITYLTHIAPPAVGIVLNVGTAHVGEFGSVEAIAQTKGELVEALPGTGLAILNADDPRVAAMAARTRARVVTVGLGEAAQVRAVDVSLDDQDRPAFTVLGLDGVEALPVRLGLHGEHQVGNALAVAVAARELGASGEQIATGLAGARAVSRWRMEVHQLPTGITLINDAYNANLDSMQAALRALQRIGRGHRTIAVLGEMRELGDFSAAAHHQVGAAAAELGTGVVVAVGAGAEPIAAAAEAAGVRVERAADVDEAHRVVMQLLAPSDVILFKSSRDSGLRFLGDRITVEQGGYLQEHGPTHA; this is encoded by the coding sequence ATGATCGCGCTCACTCTCTCGCACATCGCGGCGATCACCGGTGGCACGCTGCACGGCGACGACCGGACGGTCGACGGTCCCGTGGTCACCGACTCCCGGGAAGCCGCACCGGGCAGTCTCTACGTCGCCCGCATCGGCGAGTACGCCGACGGCCACGACTTCGCACCGTCCGCGCTCGAGGCCGGCGCCGTCGGCGTGCTCGGGTCGCGGGCGCTGCCCGGCATACCCACCGTGGTGGTCGACGACGTGCAGCAGGCGTTCGGCGACCTGGCGCGCGCCGTCGTCGACCTGGCGCCGTCCCTGCGGATCGTGGGCATCACCGGCAGCTCCGGCAAGACCTCCACCAAGGACCTGCTGGCGCAGGTGCTGGCACCCCTCGGCGAGACGGTCGCGCCGGTCGGCTCCTACAACTCCGAGGTGGGCGTGCCGCTGACCGTGTGCCGCGTCACCACGGGCACCCGTTTCCTGGTCGCCGAGATGGGCGCCACAAACCTGGGCAACATCACCTACCTCACGCACATCGCGCCACCGGCCGTCGGCATCGTGCTCAACGTCGGCACCGCGCACGTGGGGGAGTTCGGGTCGGTGGAGGCCATCGCGCAGACCAAGGGTGAGCTGGTCGAGGCGCTGCCCGGGACGGGGCTGGCGATCCTCAACGCCGACGACCCGCGGGTGGCGGCGATGGCGGCCCGCACCCGGGCACGGGTCGTCACCGTCGGCCTGGGAGAGGCCGCGCAGGTCCGCGCGGTCGACGTGAGCCTGGACGACCAGGACCGGCCCGCGTTCACCGTCCTGGGCCTGGACGGCGTCGAGGCGCTGCCGGTGCGGCTGGGGCTGCACGGCGAGCACCAGGTCGGCAACGCGCTCGCGGTCGCGGTCGCCGCGCGTGAGCTGGGGGCGTCCGGCGAGCAGATCGCGACCGGCCTGGCCGGGGCGCGGGCGGTGAGCCGCTGGCGGATGGAGGTGCACCAGCTGCCGACCGGGATCACCCTGATCAACGACGCCTACAACGCCAACCTGGACTCGATGCAGGCCGCCCTGCGGGCGCTGCAGCGGATCGGTCGCGGGCACCGCACCATCGCCGTCCTCGGCGAGATGCGCGAACTCGGCGATTTCAGCGCCGCGGCGCACCACCAGGTGGGCGCGGCGGCCGCCGAGCTCGGGACGGGGGTCGTCGTGGCCGTCGGTGCGGGCGCCGAGCCGATCGCAGCCGCCGCCGAGGCCGCGGGTGTGCGGGTGGAGCGCGCCGCGGACGTCGACGAGGCGCACCGTGTGGTCATGCAACTTCTGGCGCCCTCAGACGTCATACTCTTCAAGTCAAGTCGTGACTCCGGGCTGCGGTTTCTCGGCGACCGGATCACTGTCGAACAAGGTGGGTACCTCCAAGAACATGGACCGACGCATGCGTAG
- a CDS encoding YggS family pyridoxal phosphate-dependent enzyme: MTELYDAGRRDELAANLATVHDRIDRACAAAGRDPGDVTLIAVTKFFPASDVEHLAALGVRDVGENRDQEAGAKFADLPTDVRERLTVHFIGQLQSNKAAHVVRYADVVQSVDRPKIAAALDRAAAGAERTLDVLVQIDLSDATGRGGIAPEAARALAAQIADSATLRLRGVMAVAPLNADPAPAFERLAELAGAIRADHPQADWVSAGMSGDLEQAVAAGATHLRVGSAILGYRPGPR; encoded by the coding sequence ATGACCGAGCTGTATGACGCGGGCCGGCGCGACGAGCTCGCCGCGAACCTCGCCACCGTGCACGACCGCATCGACCGCGCCTGCGCGGCCGCCGGCCGTGACCCCGGCGATGTGACGTTGATCGCAGTCACCAAGTTCTTCCCGGCCTCCGACGTGGAGCACCTGGCGGCGCTCGGGGTGCGCGACGTGGGGGAGAACCGCGACCAGGAGGCCGGCGCGAAGTTCGCCGACCTGCCCACGGACGTCCGCGAGCGGCTGACGGTGCACTTCATCGGGCAACTGCAGTCCAACAAGGCGGCACACGTGGTGCGCTACGCGGACGTCGTGCAGTCGGTCGACCGGCCCAAGATCGCGGCCGCCCTGGACCGGGCCGCCGCCGGCGCGGAACGCACCCTCGACGTGCTCGTCCAGATCGACCTGTCCGACGCCACGGGACGCGGTGGCATCGCCCCGGAGGCAGCCCGGGCGCTGGCCGCACAGATCGCCGACAGCGCCACGCTGCGGCTGCGCGGGGTGATGGCGGTGGCGCCGTTGAACGCGGACCCGGCCCCGGCGTTCGAACGGCTGGCAGAGCTCGCGGGCGCCATACGAGCCGACCACCCGCAGGCCGACTGGGTCTCCGCCGGAATGAGCGGCGACCTGGAGCAAGCGGTCGCCGCGGGCGCGACACACCTGCGTGTCGGCAGCGCAATCCTCGGATATCGGCCGGGCCCCCGGTAG
- the ftsW gene encoding putative lipid II flippase FtsW, whose amino-acid sequence MSAPSETGAFDLTRLQPKALMRRLESPVAPYYLLLGSTAMLLLFGLVMVLSASSVTSYQASGSSYTVFKNQALFAGIGVVVALIASRVSVRAWKWLALPAFVLAVLLQMAVFSPLGLTVQGNRNWIGFGGFTIQPSEAGKIAIILVAAMILTRKRKVLSEWRHVVIPLIPMAALLLGLVLLGHDLGTTMVLASIVGAILFVAGVRMRVFAFFGGLAAAVALAFVATNSNRTGRLDAWLGTCLNAQTAGCYQKVHGLYAMADGGWWGVGLGASREKWSWLPEAHNDFIFAIIGEELGLPGTLAVIALYVALGYACYRMIVTSKDFFVRLVTAGVMAWILVQAVINIGSVTGLLPIIGVPLPLVSSGGSALVTTLFALGMLISFARNEPTCKAALAARPSAVKRTLAVLPLPRR is encoded by the coding sequence ATGAGCGCACCCAGCGAGACCGGCGCCTTCGACCTGACCCGGTTGCAGCCCAAGGCGCTGATGCGCCGGCTGGAGTCGCCGGTCGCCCCCTACTACCTGCTGCTCGGCTCCACCGCGATGCTGCTGCTGTTCGGCCTGGTGATGGTGCTGTCGGCGTCGAGCGTCACGTCATACCAGGCCAGCGGCTCGTCATACACGGTCTTCAAGAACCAGGCGCTGTTCGCCGGCATCGGTGTCGTCGTCGCGCTCATCGCCAGCCGCGTCTCGGTGCGGGCGTGGAAGTGGCTCGCGCTGCCGGCGTTCGTGCTGGCCGTGCTGCTGCAGATGGCCGTGTTCTCGCCGCTGGGTCTCACCGTGCAGGGCAACCGCAACTGGATCGGCTTCGGCGGCTTCACCATTCAGCCCTCGGAGGCCGGCAAGATCGCGATCATCCTGGTGGCGGCGATGATCCTGACCCGCAAGCGCAAGGTGCTCTCGGAGTGGCGGCACGTGGTGATCCCGCTCATCCCGATGGCCGCGCTGCTGCTCGGACTGGTGCTGCTGGGGCACGACCTGGGCACCACCATGGTGCTGGCCTCGATCGTGGGGGCGATCCTGTTCGTGGCCGGTGTGCGGATGCGGGTCTTCGCGTTCTTCGGTGGACTCGCCGCGGCCGTCGCGCTCGCCTTCGTGGCCACCAACTCCAACCGCACCGGGCGGCTGGACGCCTGGCTCGGCACCTGCCTCAACGCGCAGACGGCCGGCTGCTACCAGAAGGTGCACGGCCTCTACGCAATGGCCGACGGCGGCTGGTGGGGCGTCGGCCTCGGTGCCAGCCGGGAGAAGTGGTCGTGGCTGCCGGAGGCGCACAACGACTTCATCTTCGCGATCATCGGCGAGGAGCTCGGCCTGCCCGGCACCCTGGCCGTCATCGCGCTGTATGTCGCACTCGGCTACGCCTGCTACCGGATGATCGTGACCAGCAAGGACTTCTTCGTCCGGCTGGTGACGGCCGGGGTGATGGCGTGGATCCTGGTGCAGGCGGTGATCAACATCGGCTCGGTGACCGGCCTGCTGCCGATCATCGGGGTGCCGCTGCCGCTGGTCTCCTCGGGTGGGTCGGCGCTGGTGACAACGCTTTTCGCGCTCGGCATGCTGATCTCGTTCGCCCGCAACGAGCCGACCTGCAAGGCGGCGCTGGCGGCCCGGCCGAGCGCGGTCAAGCGCACGCTCGCCGTCCTGCCGCTCCCGCGACGCTGA
- the murD gene encoding UDP-N-acetylmuramoyl-L-alanine--D-glutamate ligase — translation MGLSDYEPDGGARGLTHRDADWSGLRVVVVGLGLSGFAAADALLERGAVVTVVSRDRTAAMEERARILDILGATVLFADEVPAVPPDGTQLVVTSPGVPPANPFLVAAESSGVPVWGEVELAWRMRPAEGAAPWLTITGTNGKTTAVTMLESILRAGGLRATAAGNVGTPILEAVLHPEPYDVLAVELSSFQIHWSRSVSPYSSCLLNVAPDHVDWHGSYDEYRRVKGRVYERTQVAAIYNVQDPATEELLIAADVVEGCRAIGFTTGVPAISMVGVVDDVLADRAFIDERRTSAAELATVDDLSIGGVRPAPHYVADALAAAALARSFGVAPAAVQAGLRSYTPQPHRVQDVATVDGVRYVDDSKATNTDAAAGSVTAFDHVVWIAGGLLKGADVEDLVRVAASHLRGVVLLGQDRAQLADALGRHAPDVPVVDVASTDTGAMSEVVRAAQSLARPGDVVLLAPAAASMDMFDNYGARGDAFAAAVRGLSQ, via the coding sequence GTGGGGTTGTCTGATTACGAGCCGGACGGCGGAGCACGGGGGCTGACCCACCGGGACGCCGACTGGTCCGGCCTGCGCGTGGTCGTGGTCGGGCTCGGGCTGTCCGGTTTCGCGGCCGCCGACGCCCTGCTGGAGCGCGGTGCCGTCGTGACCGTCGTCAGCCGGGACCGCACGGCGGCGATGGAGGAGCGCGCCCGGATCCTCGACATCCTCGGGGCGACGGTGCTGTTCGCCGACGAGGTGCCCGCGGTGCCGCCGGACGGCACCCAACTGGTCGTGACCTCCCCCGGGGTGCCACCGGCCAACCCGTTCCTGGTGGCCGCGGAGTCGTCCGGCGTCCCGGTCTGGGGTGAGGTCGAGCTGGCCTGGCGGATGCGACCCGCCGAGGGCGCCGCACCGTGGCTGACGATCACCGGCACCAACGGCAAGACCACCGCGGTCACCATGCTGGAGTCGATCCTGCGTGCGGGCGGGCTGCGCGCCACCGCCGCCGGCAACGTCGGCACGCCGATCCTCGAGGCGGTGCTGCACCCGGAGCCGTACGACGTGCTCGCCGTGGAGCTGTCCAGTTTCCAGATCCATTGGTCGCGCAGCGTCTCGCCATACTCCTCCTGCCTGCTCAACGTCGCACCCGACCACGTCGACTGGCACGGCTCGTACGACGAGTACCGGCGCGTCAAGGGCCGCGTCTACGAGCGGACCCAGGTGGCCGCGATCTACAACGTGCAGGACCCGGCCACCGAGGAGCTGCTGATCGCGGCCGACGTCGTGGAGGGTTGCCGCGCCATCGGATTCACCACCGGCGTGCCCGCCATCTCGATGGTCGGCGTCGTCGACGACGTGCTCGCCGACCGGGCGTTCATCGACGAGCGGCGCACCAGCGCGGCCGAGCTGGCGACCGTCGACGACCTGTCGATCGGCGGCGTCCGGCCTGCGCCGCACTACGTCGCCGACGCGCTGGCCGCGGCCGCCCTCGCGCGCTCGTTCGGGGTGGCGCCGGCGGCGGTGCAGGCGGGGCTGCGGTCCTACACGCCGCAGCCGCACCGGGTGCAGGACGTCGCCACCGTCGACGGCGTGCGCTACGTGGACGACTCCAAGGCCACCAACACCGACGCCGCGGCGGGTTCGGTCACGGCGTTCGACCACGTCGTCTGGATCGCCGGTGGCCTGCTCAAGGGCGCCGATGTCGAGGACCTGGTGCGGGTCGCGGCCTCCCACCTGCGCGGCGTGGTGCTGCTCGGCCAGGACCGGGCGCAGCTGGCGGACGCATTGGGCCGACACGCGCCGGATGTCCCGGTGGTGGACGTCGCGAGCACCGACACTGGGGCCATGTCCGAAGTCGTCCGTGCCGCGCAGTCGCTCGCCCGGCCCGGCGACGTGGTGCTGCTGGCGCCGGCGGCCGCGTCGATGGACATGTTCGACAACTACGGCGCGCGGGGTGACGCGTTCGCGGCGGCCGTGCGGGGCCTGTCGCAATGA
- the mraY gene encoding phospho-N-acetylmuramoyl-pentapeptide-transferase, producing MKLVLIGALVALVIGLIGTRYFISLARRKGYGQFVRDDGPTSHHTKRGTPTMGGVVIIAGSVVGYALAHLLTWDGPTASGLLVLFLMVGLGFVGLLDDWIKISHERSLGLTSVQKLAGQTLVAVIFAILATKFSRDGISPASYRISFVRDTWFNLAFAGSVIGVILFILWANLMIAGTSNGVNLTDGLDGQAAGACVMVFGAYVLISVWQFNQNCQFVTSSKCYNVRDPLDLAVVAACVMGACFGFLWWNASPARIFMGDTGSLGLGGALAGLAITTRTELLVVILGGLFVFETVTVILQVGYFKLTKRNNGGVGKRLFRMTPIHHHFEMLGWAQITVTIRFWIICGLCVAGGLGIFYAEWVVGGVV from the coding sequence GTGAAACTCGTACTCATCGGAGCGCTGGTCGCGCTCGTCATCGGGCTGATCGGCACCCGTTACTTCATCTCGCTGGCCCGCCGCAAGGGCTACGGACAGTTCGTGCGCGACGACGGCCCCACCAGCCACCACACCAAGCGCGGCACCCCGACGATGGGCGGCGTGGTGATCATCGCCGGCTCCGTCGTCGGCTACGCACTGGCCCACCTGCTCACCTGGGACGGCCCGACCGCCTCCGGTCTGCTGGTGCTGTTCCTCATGGTCGGGCTGGGGTTCGTCGGCCTGCTGGACGACTGGATCAAGATCTCCCACGAGCGCTCGCTCGGCCTGACCTCCGTGCAGAAGCTCGCCGGGCAGACCCTGGTCGCGGTGATCTTCGCGATCCTGGCCACCAAGTTCTCCCGGGACGGCATCAGCCCGGCCAGCTACCGCATCTCGTTCGTGCGTGACACCTGGTTCAACCTCGCGTTCGCCGGCTCGGTCATCGGGGTCATCCTGTTCATCCTGTGGGCCAACCTGATGATCGCCGGCACCAGCAACGGGGTGAACCTCACCGACGGCCTCGACGGGCAGGCCGCCGGTGCCTGCGTGATGGTGTTCGGCGCCTACGTGCTGATCAGCGTCTGGCAGTTCAACCAGAACTGCCAGTTCGTCACGTCGTCCAAGTGCTACAACGTGCGCGACCCGCTCGACCTCGCGGTGGTCGCCGCGTGCGTGATGGGCGCGTGTTTCGGCTTCCTGTGGTGGAACGCCTCACCGGCCCGGATCTTCATGGGTGACACCGGCTCGCTCGGCCTCGGCGGCGCACTGGCCGGCCTGGCGATCACCACCCGCACCGAGTTGCTCGTGGTCATCCTGGGCGGCCTGTTCGTGTTCGAGACGGTCACGGTGATCCTGCAGGTCGGATACTTCAAACTGACCAAGCGCAACAACGGCGGCGTCGGCAAACGGCTGTTCCGGATGACACCGATCCATCACCACTTCGAGATGCTCGGCTGGGCGCAGATCACGGTGACGATCCGGTTCTGGATCATCTGCGGGCTGTGCGTCGCCGGCGGCCTGGGGATCTTCTACGCCGAATGGGTCGTCGGTGGGGTTGTCTGA
- the murC gene encoding UDP-N-acetylmuramate--L-alanine ligase, producing MTDHAPDGVNRRFDFTAPLPALGDLRAAHLIAIGGSGMSGVARLLLAAGVRVSGSDRSESPVLDDLRAAGADVWIGQTAEGAQRVPDDAVVVVSSAIAEDNPELAGVRARGLQVLHRAQALGVLMAGRAALAVAGTSGKTTTSAMATVALRAAGADSSFAIGAPIAGIGANSGVGQGDSFIVEADESDGSFLVYHPQVAIVTSVREDHLDFYGTSERMQQAYADFADTIRDGGLLVACADDPGASALAARHRELGRWVVTYGRTADADLRVADESGSGFAWSATLLPAAGGRIPLQLKVPGAHNLQNAAGVALALTEGFGLSMEQAVTGLGGFTGSARRLEPRGEAGGVRVIDDYAHNPDKLDAAVRAGLGLRDGGRLIAVFQPHLFSRTQHAAAGLAAALSRADVAIVLDVYPAREAPVLGVTGALVADAVTGAEVVYAPTLDEALQAVLDRARSGDLVLTVGAGDVTTLGPRLLAELSR from the coding sequence ATGACCGACCACGCACCCGACGGCGTCAACCGCCGCTTCGACTTCACGGCGCCGCTGCCGGCGCTGGGCGACCTACGAGCCGCCCACCTGATCGCCATTGGCGGATCGGGTATGTCGGGTGTCGCGCGGCTGCTGCTCGCCGCGGGGGTGCGGGTCAGCGGCTCGGACCGCAGCGAGAGCCCGGTGCTCGACGACCTGCGGGCGGCCGGCGCCGACGTGTGGATCGGTCAGACCGCCGAGGGCGCGCAGCGGGTCCCGGACGATGCCGTTGTCGTGGTGTCCTCGGCGATCGCCGAGGACAACCCGGAGCTGGCCGGGGTGCGTGCCCGCGGGTTGCAGGTGCTGCACCGGGCGCAGGCGCTCGGGGTGCTCATGGCGGGCCGGGCCGCGCTGGCCGTGGCCGGCACGAGCGGGAAGACGACGACGAGTGCGATGGCGACGGTCGCGCTGCGCGCAGCGGGCGCCGACTCGTCATTCGCGATCGGTGCGCCGATCGCCGGCATCGGCGCCAATTCCGGTGTCGGGCAAGGTGATTCGTTCATCGTCGAGGCGGACGAGAGCGATGGTTCGTTCCTCGTCTACCACCCGCAGGTCGCGATCGTGACGAGCGTGCGCGAGGACCACCTGGACTTCTACGGCACCTCCGAGCGGATGCAGCAGGCGTATGCCGACTTCGCCGACACGATCCGGGACGGCGGGCTGCTGGTGGCGTGCGCGGACGACCCCGGAGCCTCCGCACTGGCGGCGCGCCACCGCGAGCTCGGCCGGTGGGTGGTCACCTACGGCCGGACCGCCGACGCGGACCTCCGGGTGGCGGACGAGTCGGGCTCCGGGTTCGCCTGGTCCGCGACGCTGCTGCCCGCTGCCGGAGGGCGGATCCCGTTGCAGCTGAAGGTGCCCGGTGCGCACAACCTGCAGAACGCCGCGGGTGTGGCGCTCGCCCTGACCGAGGGTTTCGGGCTGTCGATGGAGCAGGCCGTGACCGGGCTCGGCGGGTTCACCGGGTCCGCGCGGCGACTCGAACCGCGCGGCGAGGCCGGGGGAGTGCGGGTCATCGACGACTACGCGCACAACCCGGACAAGCTCGACGCCGCCGTCCGCGCCGGGCTCGGGCTGCGCGACGGGGGACGGCTGATCGCGGTCTTCCAGCCGCACCTGTTCTCGCGCACCCAGCACGCGGCCGCTGGCCTGGCGGCGGCCCTCTCGCGCGCGGACGTCGCGATCGTGCTCGACGTCTATCCGGCCCGCGAGGCTCCGGTGCTGGGTGTGACCGGCGCTCTCGTCGCCGACGCGGTGACCGGTGCGGAGGTCGTGTACGCGCCGACACTGGACGAGGCGTTGCAGGCCGTGCTGGACCGGGCGCGGTCGGGCGATCTGGTGCTGACCGTCGGCGCCGGCGACGTCACCACGCTCGGCCCCCGCCTGCTGGCCGAGCTCTCCCGCTGA